The following coding sequences lie in one Nonomuraea muscovyensis genomic window:
- a CDS encoding 4a-hydroxytetrahydrobiopterin dehydratase → MAERLADADVDTALEALEAWSREGDALVKNVRITRDSYGWLSEAVMNEANALDHHPEIERTGDGIRFRLTTHSAGGVTAKDVELAARIDRVLSGAARDRG, encoded by the coding sequence ATGGCCGAGCGCCTCGCGGACGCCGACGTCGACACCGCACTGGAGGCTCTGGAAGCGTGGAGCAGGGAGGGTGACGCGCTGGTCAAGAACGTGCGCATCACCCGCGACAGCTACGGCTGGCTGAGCGAGGCGGTGATGAACGAGGCGAACGCGCTCGACCACCATCCCGAGATCGAGCGCACCGGCGACGGCATCAGGTTCCGGCTGACCACGCACAGCGCGGGCGGGGTGACGGCCAAGGACGTCGAGCTGGCCGCCCGTATCGACCGCGTCCTCAGCGGCGCTGCCCGCGACCGAGGCTGA
- the paaZ gene encoding phenylacetic acid degradation bifunctional protein PaaZ, with translation MAPLRSYVAGSWHVPRDEGAPLLDAVTGQEVARISSAGVDFGAALAYGRGVGGPALRELTFHQRAALLKALASHLREHREELYELSARTGATLGDSKFDVDGGIGVLFSYSSKGRRELPNATVHLDGAVEPLGKGGSFAGLHLYTPLRGVAVQINAFNFPVWGPLEKFAPAFVAGVPSLVKPASQTAYLTARLVELIVESGILPEGALQLACGAPGDLLDHLTEQDLVAFTGSAATAQKLRTHPSITGRSVRFNAEADSLNCSVLGPDATPDGEVFELFVKQLVTEMTVKAGQKCTAIRRAFVPAHLMDAVAEAAAARLARVKVGNPANPEVRMGALASLGQREEVRRSLKALMQAGTTVYGDAERVEVVDADPERGAFVSPVLLRVDDAGLAEPHEVEAFGPVSSLLPYGSAAEVVELAARGQGSLVGSVVTGDPDFAREVVLGAAPWHGRLLVLDPEAAKESTGHGSPLPMLVHGGPGRAGGGEEMGGVRGVLHHMQRTAVQGSPDMLARVTGRWVPGAGRSVTDEHPFRKHLEDLRPGDTVVGGPRPVSLADVEHFAEFTGDTFYAHMDEEAARANPFFDGRVAHGYLIVSLAAGLFVHPDPGPVLANYGLENLRFLTPVYPGDELTVTLTAKQIDPREDAAYGEVRWDADVTKQDGSSVARYDVLTLVAKRVP, from the coding sequence ATGGCACCGCTGCGGAGTTATGTGGCCGGCTCGTGGCACGTCCCGCGGGACGAGGGCGCGCCGCTGCTGGACGCGGTCACGGGGCAGGAGGTCGCCCGGATCTCCTCGGCCGGCGTCGACTTCGGGGCCGCCCTCGCGTACGGCCGGGGCGTCGGCGGTCCCGCGCTGCGGGAGCTGACCTTCCACCAGCGCGCCGCCCTGCTCAAGGCGCTCGCCTCGCACCTGCGCGAGCACCGCGAGGAGCTGTACGAGCTGTCGGCCCGGACGGGAGCCACGCTCGGCGACTCGAAGTTCGACGTGGACGGCGGCATCGGCGTGCTGTTCTCCTACTCCAGCAAGGGGCGGCGTGAGCTGCCCAACGCGACGGTCCACCTCGACGGCGCCGTCGAGCCGCTGGGCAAGGGCGGCTCGTTCGCCGGCCTGCACCTCTACACGCCGCTGCGGGGCGTGGCCGTCCAGATCAACGCGTTCAACTTCCCGGTGTGGGGGCCGCTGGAGAAGTTCGCCCCGGCCTTCGTGGCGGGGGTGCCGTCGCTGGTCAAGCCCGCGAGCCAGACCGCCTACCTGACCGCGCGGCTGGTCGAGCTGATCGTCGAGTCGGGCATCCTGCCGGAGGGAGCGCTCCAGCTCGCCTGCGGCGCCCCGGGTGACCTGCTCGACCACCTCACCGAACAGGATCTGGTGGCCTTCACCGGTTCGGCGGCCACGGCGCAGAAGCTGCGCACCCACCCGTCGATCACCGGTCGCTCGGTGCGCTTCAACGCCGAGGCCGACTCGCTCAACTGCTCCGTCCTCGGCCCCGACGCCACGCCGGACGGCGAGGTGTTCGAGCTGTTCGTCAAGCAGCTCGTCACCGAGATGACGGTCAAGGCGGGACAGAAGTGCACCGCGATCCGCCGCGCCTTCGTCCCCGCCCACCTCATGGACGCCGTCGCCGAGGCGGCCGCCGCCCGCCTGGCACGGGTGAAGGTGGGCAACCCCGCCAACCCCGAGGTGCGCATGGGCGCGCTGGCCAGCCTCGGGCAGCGCGAGGAGGTCCGGCGCTCGCTCAAGGCGCTCATGCAGGCGGGCACGACCGTGTACGGCGACGCCGAACGGGTCGAGGTGGTGGACGCCGACCCCGAGCGGGGCGCGTTCGTGTCGCCGGTGCTGCTGCGGGTGGACGACGCCGGGCTGGCCGAGCCGCACGAGGTGGAGGCGTTCGGGCCGGTCAGCTCGCTGCTGCCGTACGGCTCCGCCGCCGAGGTGGTCGAGCTGGCCGCTCGCGGCCAGGGCAGCCTGGTCGGCTCGGTGGTGACCGGCGACCCGGACTTCGCCCGCGAGGTGGTGCTCGGCGCCGCCCCGTGGCACGGCCGCCTGCTCGTGCTCGACCCCGAGGCCGCCAAGGAGTCGACGGGACACGGCTCGCCGCTGCCGATGCTCGTGCACGGCGGTCCCGGCCGGGCCGGCGGGGGAGAGGAGATGGGCGGCGTCAGGGGCGTGCTGCACCACATGCAGCGCACCGCCGTCCAGGGCAGCCCCGACATGCTGGCGCGGGTGACCGGGCGGTGGGTGCCGGGAGCGGGCAGGTCCGTCACGGACGAGCACCCGTTCCGCAAGCACCTGGAGGACCTGCGGCCCGGCGACACCGTGGTCGGCGGGCCGCGCCCGGTCAGCCTGGCCGACGTGGAGCACTTCGCGGAGTTCACCGGCGACACCTTCTACGCCCACATGGACGAGGAGGCGGCGCGGGCCAACCCGTTCTTCGACGGCCGGGTGGCCCACGGCTACCTCATCGTGTCGCTGGCGGCCGGCCTGTTCGTGCATCCCGACCCGGGGCCGGTGCTCGCCAACTACGGCCTGGAGAACCTCCGCTTCCTCACCCCGGTCTACCCCGGCGACGAGCTGACCGTCACGCTCACCGCCAAGCAGATCGACCCGCGCGAGGACGCGGCGTACGGCGAGGTCCGCTGGGACGCCGACGTGACCAAGCAGGACGGCTCCTCGGTGGCCAGGTACGACGTGCTGACGCTCGTCGCCAAGCGCGTCCCGTAG
- a CDS encoding phosphoribosyltransferase codes for MGDASAVTQPYLPVFRNVPAAGPGVCRVCHSGPNERRALKAPYEMCASCRRTTGGVFRHTPHVVPVSLCARRGDGTQLYDIVARHRGPVSPSGGPDRSTFLAATLARFHRAHRACLTRAAGGEFTLVTTVPVTRTDRPVEAFHPMLRVVGMVRDLMRLHRPVLLPGDSESALARLAGRESDDRAFHVIGGVGGARVLLVDDLFVSGARVQSAASALFRAGARAVVALVVARLVDPSSNVTSARVWARASAERFDFERCCLCGPAAGCLDRPA; via the coding sequence ATGGGTGACGCATCCGCGGTCACCCAGCCGTACCTTCCCGTGTTCCGGAACGTTCCGGCGGCGGGTCCCGGCGTCTGCCGCGTCTGCCACTCGGGGCCGAACGAACGCCGCGCGCTCAAGGCGCCGTACGAGATGTGCGCGAGCTGCCGCCGCACCACGGGCGGGGTCTTCCGGCACACGCCGCACGTGGTGCCGGTCTCGCTGTGCGCGCGGCGGGGCGACGGCACCCAGCTGTACGACATCGTCGCCCGTCACCGGGGCCCGGTGTCCCCGTCGGGCGGCCCGGACCGGTCCACGTTCCTCGCCGCCACGCTCGCCCGGTTCCACCGCGCCCACCGCGCCTGCCTGACGCGGGCTGCCGGAGGCGAGTTCACGCTGGTCACCACGGTTCCCGTCACCCGGACGGACCGGCCCGTCGAGGCGTTCCACCCCATGCTCCGCGTCGTCGGCATGGTGCGCGACCTGATGCGCCTGCACCGGCCCGTCCTGCTGCCCGGCGACAGCGAGAGCGCCCTGGCCCGCCTGGCCGGGCGGGAGTCCGACGATCGGGCCTTCCACGTCATCGGCGGGGTCGGCGGCGCGCGCGTGCTGCTGGTGGACGACCTGTTCGTCTCCGGCGCGCGGGTGCAGAGCGCCGCCTCCGCCCTGTTCCGAGCGGGCGCGCGGGCCGTGGTGGCGCTGGTGGTGGCCAGGCTGGTGGATCCGTCGTCCAACGTCACGAGCGCCCGCGTCTGGGCGCGGGCCTCGGCTGAGCGGTTCGACTTCGAGCGGTGCTGCCTGTGCGGCCCGGCCGCCGGCTGCCTCGACCGGCCCGCCTGA
- the paaD gene encoding 1,2-phenylacetyl-CoA epoxidase subunit PaaD — MVTTRDTAREVAANVADPELPLLTLADLGILREVEVDDGRVVVTITPTYSGCPAMAAIRADLTASLREAGYAEVEVRTRLSPPWTTDWITEAGRRKLAQAGIAPPGPVPARATGPVPLTLGPPRRRVRCPRCGSAETEELSRFGATACKALWRCRACAEPFEHVKEI, encoded by the coding sequence ATGGTGACGACCCGGGACACCGCGCGCGAGGTCGCCGCGAACGTGGCCGACCCCGAGCTGCCCCTGCTGACCCTGGCCGACCTCGGCATCCTGCGCGAGGTCGAGGTGGACGACGGCCGGGTGGTCGTCACGATCACGCCCACCTACAGCGGGTGCCCGGCGATGGCGGCCATCCGGGCCGACCTCACGGCGAGCCTGCGCGAGGCGGGCTACGCCGAGGTGGAGGTCCGTACGCGCCTGTCACCGCCGTGGACGACCGACTGGATCACCGAGGCCGGGCGCCGCAAGCTGGCCCAGGCCGGCATCGCGCCACCCGGCCCCGTACCGGCCCGTGCGACCGGGCCCGTGCCGCTCACCCTCGGCCCGCCGCGCCGCCGGGTGCGCTGCCCGCGCTGCGGCTCGGCCGAGACGGAGGAGCTGTCCCGGTTCGGCGCGACGGCCTGCAAGGCGCTGTGGCGCTGCCGGGCCTGCGCCGAGCCGTTCGAGCACGTCAAGGAGATCTGA
- the paaE gene encoding 1,2-phenylacetyl-CoA epoxidase subunit PaaE gives MTVTIAQQEDHARAGFARLRVAGVDRLCDDAAAITFDVPAELAGRYAFRPGQWLTLRRVVDGREERRSYSICAPAGARPRIGVREIPDGLFSTWLVRELAAGDEVEVLPPAGAFTPDLSRPGHHVLVAAGSGITPVMSIAASALDDPGSRVTLLYGNRTAGSVMFADELADLKDAHPARFELFHVLSREPREAELFTGRLDGERLRLLLPALTPVAEVDHWWLCGPFGMVTAARQVLAELGVPAGRVHHELFYVDEPPPAPVRRTGPVTGSEVTVMLDGRVTTAKVPEGVSVLEGAQRVRPDLPFACKGGVCGTCRAHVVDGKVEMRRNFALEPAEVAAGFVLTCQSYPVSEAVTVDYDV, from the coding sequence CTGACCGTGACCATCGCCCAGCAGGAGGACCACGCCCGCGCGGGCTTCGCGCGGCTGCGGGTGGCCGGGGTCGACAGGCTCTGCGACGACGCCGCGGCCATCACCTTCGACGTCCCCGCCGAGCTGGCGGGCCGCTACGCCTTCCGCCCCGGTCAGTGGCTCACGCTGCGCCGGGTGGTGGACGGGCGGGAGGAGCGCCGGTCGTACTCCATCTGCGCCCCGGCGGGCGCCCGCCCGCGGATCGGCGTGCGGGAGATCCCGGACGGGCTGTTCTCCACCTGGCTGGTGCGCGAGCTGGCGGCGGGTGACGAGGTGGAGGTGCTGCCGCCCGCCGGCGCGTTCACCCCCGACCTGAGCCGGCCGGGCCACCACGTGCTGGTCGCCGCCGGGTCCGGCATCACGCCGGTCATGTCCATCGCGGCGTCGGCCCTGGACGACCCGGGGAGCCGGGTGACGCTCCTGTACGGCAACCGCACGGCCGGCAGCGTGATGTTCGCCGACGAGCTGGCCGACCTGAAGGACGCGCATCCGGCGCGGTTCGAGCTGTTCCACGTGCTGTCGCGGGAGCCACGCGAGGCCGAGCTCTTCACCGGCCGGCTGGACGGCGAGCGGCTGCGCCTCCTGCTCCCCGCGCTCACGCCCGTCGCCGAGGTGGACCACTGGTGGCTGTGCGGCCCGTTCGGCATGGTCACCGCCGCCCGGCAGGTGCTGGCCGAGCTGGGCGTGCCGGCCGGCCGGGTGCACCACGAGCTCTTCTACGTGGACGAGCCGCCGCCCGCCCCTGTGCGCCGGACCGGCCCGGTCACCGGCAGCGAGGTGACCGTGATGCTCGACGGGCGGGTCACGACGGCGAAGGTGCCCGAGGGCGTGTCCGTGCTGGAGGGGGCGCAGCGGGTACGGCCCGACCTGCCGTTCGCGTGCAAGGGCGGCGTGTGCGGGACGTGCCGCGCCCACGTGGTGGACGGCAAGGTGGAGATGCGGCGCAACTTCGCGCTCGAACCGGCCGAGGTGGCCGCCGGGTTCGTCCTCACCTGCCAGTCCTATCCGGTCTCCGAGGCCGTCACGGTGGACTACGACGTCTGA
- a CDS encoding 3-hydroxyacyl-CoA dehydrogenase family protein: protein MTVAGVIGGGRMGAGIAQVLAAAGAVVTVVESDADAAGRARERVAAGLRKAAERGGLADDPAKVLDRISFVTRVAGLPADAELVVEAVPETAGLKARVLAAAEDVVAGTAVLASNTSSLPIGELGSALRVPGRFVGMHFFNPVPASLLVEIVVGPETSEATRERALGWVARLAKTPVVVKDSPGFATSRLGVLLGLEAIRMLEEGVADAESIDRAMELGYRHPMGPLRSTDLVGLDVRLAIAEHLHRTLGERFAPPRLLRDKVARGELGRKSGQGFYTWP, encoded by the coding sequence GTGACGGTGGCAGGGGTCATCGGCGGCGGCCGGATGGGGGCCGGCATCGCGCAGGTGCTCGCCGCGGCCGGAGCGGTCGTGACGGTGGTGGAGAGCGACGCGGACGCCGCCGGGCGCGCCCGCGAGCGCGTGGCGGCCGGCCTGCGCAAGGCGGCCGAACGCGGCGGGCTCGCCGACGACCCCGCCAAGGTGCTCGACCGGATCTCCTTCGTCACCCGCGTCGCCGGACTGCCCGCGGACGCCGAGCTGGTCGTGGAGGCCGTGCCCGAGACGGCCGGGCTGAAGGCCCGGGTGCTCGCGGCGGCCGAGGACGTCGTGGCCGGCACGGCCGTGCTGGCCAGCAACACCAGTTCCCTGCCGATCGGTGAGCTGGGCTCGGCGCTGCGCGTGCCCGGCCGGTTCGTCGGCATGCACTTTTTCAACCCTGTCCCCGCCTCCCTGCTGGTCGAGATCGTCGTCGGCCCCGAGACGTCCGAGGCGACCCGCGAGCGCGCGCTCGGCTGGGTCGCCCGGCTGGCCAAGACCCCGGTGGTGGTCAAGGACTCGCCCGGGTTCGCCACCAGCCGCCTCGGCGTGCTGCTCGGCCTGGAGGCGATCCGCATGCTGGAGGAGGGGGTAGCCGACGCCGAGTCGATCGACCGGGCGATGGAGCTCGGCTACCGGCACCCGATGGGGCCGCTGCGCTCCACCGACCTGGTCGGCCTCGACGTGCGGCTGGCGATCGCCGAGCACCTGCACCGCACGCTCGGCGAGCGCTTCGCCCCGCCGCGGCTGCTGCGCGACAAGGTGGCCCGCGGCGAGCTGGGCCGCAAGAGCGGCCAGGGCTTCTACACCTGGCCCTGA
- the paaC gene encoding 1,2-phenylacetyl-CoA epoxidase subunit PaaC, protein MSDDNPYEALGGEGDARWAFGTGFTDPLAGVDTTVPAGVDGGDLAAYCLMLGDDALVMSHRLQEWCTRAPELEEEVALANIALDLLGQARLLLARAGQADGGGGSEDDLAFLRDAPDFRNVRLAEAAGGDFARSMARLLVFAAWRLALLDRLTGSRDPVLAAVAAKGVKEVTYHRDYAAGWVVRLGDGTAYSRSRMEEGLAAVWPLVAELFTPHEVELRLARAGVAVDPSELRAEFDAVLDQVLDAAGLTRPAAVPVEGRQAAQEAGEAPEAGGRDGRHGAELDEVLAVMQSVARALPGATW, encoded by the coding sequence ATGTCCGACGACAACCCCTACGAGGCGCTCGGCGGCGAGGGCGACGCCCGGTGGGCGTTCGGCACCGGGTTCACCGATCCGCTGGCCGGCGTCGACACGACCGTGCCCGCCGGGGTGGACGGCGGCGACCTGGCCGCGTACTGCCTCATGCTCGGCGACGACGCGCTGGTCATGTCGCACCGGCTGCAGGAGTGGTGCACGCGCGCGCCCGAGCTGGAGGAGGAGGTGGCGCTCGCCAACATCGCCCTCGACCTGCTCGGCCAGGCGCGGCTGCTGCTCGCCCGCGCGGGGCAGGCGGACGGCGGCGGGGGGAGCGAGGACGACCTCGCGTTCCTCCGCGACGCGCCGGACTTCCGCAACGTCCGGCTCGCCGAGGCGGCGGGCGGCGACTTCGCCCGGTCCATGGCCAGGCTGCTCGTCTTCGCCGCGTGGCGGCTCGCCCTGCTCGACCGGCTGACCGGGTCGCGTGACCCGGTGCTGGCGGCGGTGGCGGCCAAGGGGGTCAAGGAGGTGACCTACCACCGCGACTACGCGGCCGGTTGGGTGGTGCGGCTCGGCGACGGCACGGCCTACTCGCGGTCCCGGATGGAGGAGGGGCTGGCGGCGGTCTGGCCGCTCGTGGCCGAGCTGTTCACGCCGCACGAGGTGGAGCTGCGCCTGGCGCGGGCCGGGGTGGCGGTCGATCCGTCGGAACTGCGCGCGGAGTTCGACGCCGTCCTGGACCAGGTGCTCGACGCCGCCGGCCTCACCCGCCCGGCCGCCGTGCCGGTCGAGGGGAGACAGGCCGCCCAGGAGGCCGGAGAGGCCCCGGAGGCGGGCGGCCGGGACGGGCGGCACGGTGCGGAGCTGGACGAGGTGCTGGCCGTGATGCAGAGCGTGGCACGGGCCCTGCCGGGAGCGACATGGTGA
- a CDS encoding TetR/AcrR family transcriptional regulator, whose translation MPPTRTTPARRGRPGYDLESLLSVAVKVFNERGYEATSMEDLSRKLGITKSAIYHHVASKDELLRIAVDRALDGLFEAAAETTVMSGKAIDRLEFLVRRSVHVLVDRLPFVTLLLRVRGNTKAERAALARRREFDRLVTELVLQAEAEGDIRPDVDPAVTARLLFGLVNSLTEWYRPRGGMGADALADAVCKIAFDGLRQPAGD comes from the coding sequence GTGCCACCCACCCGAACCACTCCCGCCCGGCGCGGGCGCCCCGGCTACGACCTCGAGTCGCTGCTGTCCGTCGCGGTCAAGGTGTTCAACGAGCGTGGCTACGAGGCCACCAGCATGGAGGACCTCTCCCGCAAGCTCGGCATCACCAAGTCGGCGATCTACCACCACGTGGCGAGCAAGGACGAGTTGCTGCGCATCGCGGTGGACCGGGCGCTCGACGGGCTGTTCGAGGCGGCCGCCGAGACGACCGTCATGAGCGGCAAAGCCATCGACCGGCTGGAGTTCCTGGTCCGGCGCAGCGTGCACGTGCTGGTCGACCGGCTGCCGTTCGTCACGCTGCTGCTGCGCGTGCGCGGCAACACCAAGGCCGAGCGGGCGGCCCTGGCCAGGCGCCGCGAGTTCGACCGCCTGGTGACGGAGCTGGTGCTGCAGGCGGAGGCCGAGGGCGACATCCGCCCCGACGTGGACCCGGCGGTGACCGCCCGGCTGCTGTTCGGGCTGGTCAACTCCCTGACGGAGTGGTACCGGCCGCGTGGCGGCATGGGCGCCGACGCCCTCGCGGACGCCGTCTGCAAGATCGCCTTCGACGGTCTGCGGCAGCCCGCCGGCGACTGA
- a CDS encoding enoyl-CoA hydratase/isomerase family protein: MSEFETLLVDERPDRLAVTLNRPQARNAINLAMVRELHEVCGALERRPRLLLLTGADGVFAAGADIAELLDRGRDEALQGINSRLFDRIARLPLPTVAAVDGYALGGGAELAYACDIRLATPEAVFGNPEPALGIMAAAGACWRLAELVGGSVAKQVLLGGRRLTAAEAERFGLVAEVVPGPELAAHAHALLDRMAKSSPAALRLTKLVLGAPGAHPVADDLAQAVLLESADKRERMTAFLERRRSS; this comes from the coding sequence ATGAGCGAGTTCGAGACGCTGCTCGTGGACGAGCGGCCGGACCGGTTGGCCGTGACTCTCAACCGTCCGCAGGCGCGCAACGCGATCAATCTGGCCATGGTCCGCGAGCTGCACGAGGTGTGCGGGGCGCTCGAACGGCGGCCCCGCCTCCTGCTGCTCACCGGCGCTGACGGCGTCTTCGCCGCCGGGGCCGACATCGCCGAGCTGCTCGACCGCGGGCGCGACGAGGCGCTGCAGGGCATCAACAGCCGGCTGTTCGACCGGATCGCCCGGCTGCCGCTGCCGACCGTGGCGGCCGTGGACGGCTACGCGCTCGGCGGCGGCGCGGAGCTGGCCTACGCCTGCGACATCCGGCTGGCGACCCCCGAGGCCGTCTTCGGCAACCCCGAGCCGGCGCTCGGCATCATGGCGGCGGCCGGCGCCTGCTGGCGGCTCGCCGAGCTGGTGGGCGGGTCGGTCGCCAAGCAGGTGCTGCTCGGCGGCCGCAGGCTGACGGCCGCCGAGGCCGAGCGGTTCGGGCTGGTCGCCGAGGTGGTCCCCGGCCCGGAGCTGGCCGCGCACGCCCATGCCCTGCTCGACCGGATGGCGAAGTCCTCGCCGGCCGCGCTCCGGCTGACCAAGCTCGTGCTCGGCGCCCCGGGGGCGCACCCGGTGGCCGACGACCTGGCGCAGGCCGTGCTCCTGGAGAGCGCGGACAAGCGCGAGCGGATGACCGCGTTCCTGGAGCGGAGGAGGTCCTCGTGA
- the paaA gene encoding 1,2-phenylacetyl-CoA epoxidase subunit PaaA, translated as MSAAEETSRLEEHFDRTIAREQRIEPRDWMPDGYRRTLVRQISQHAHSEIIGMQPEGEWITRAPSLRRKAILLAKVQDEAGHGLYLYSAAETLGADRDELTAMLIDGRQKYSSIFNYPTLSFADVGVIGWLVDGAAICNQVPLCRSSYGPYARAMIRICKEESFHQRQGYELLMTMMRGTPEQRTMVQDAVDRWWWPSLMMFGPPDHDSPNSARSMAWKVKRHSNDELRQRFVDMTVPQAEALGVRLPDPDLRWNDERGHHDFGELDWAEFKRVISGDGPCNAQRIAVRRAAHDDGAWVREAAVAHAAKQADRARGAVA; from the coding sequence GTGAGTGCGGCCGAGGAGACCAGCCGGCTGGAGGAGCACTTCGACCGGACCATAGCCCGGGAGCAGCGGATCGAGCCGCGTGACTGGATGCCCGACGGCTACCGCAGGACGCTGGTCCGCCAGATCTCCCAGCACGCCCACTCGGAGATCATCGGGATGCAGCCCGAAGGCGAGTGGATCACCCGGGCGCCGTCCCTGCGGCGCAAGGCGATCCTGCTGGCGAAGGTCCAGGACGAGGCCGGGCACGGCCTCTACCTGTACTCCGCGGCGGAGACCCTCGGCGCCGACCGCGACGAGCTGACGGCGATGCTCATCGACGGCAGGCAGAAGTACTCCTCGATCTTCAACTACCCGACGCTGAGCTTCGCCGACGTGGGCGTGATCGGCTGGCTCGTGGACGGCGCGGCGATCTGCAACCAGGTGCCGCTGTGCCGCAGCTCGTACGGCCCGTACGCGCGGGCGATGATCCGCATCTGCAAGGAGGAGTCGTTCCACCAGCGGCAGGGCTACGAGCTGTTGATGACGATGATGCGGGGCACGCCCGAGCAGCGGACCATGGTGCAGGACGCGGTGGACCGCTGGTGGTGGCCGTCGCTGATGATGTTCGGCCCGCCCGACCACGACTCGCCCAACAGCGCCCGGTCCATGGCGTGGAAGGTCAAGCGGCACAGCAACGACGAGCTGCGCCAGCGGTTCGTGGACATGACCGTGCCCCAGGCCGAGGCCCTCGGCGTCCGGCTGCCGGACCCCGACCTGCGCTGGAACGACGAGCGCGGCCACCACGACTTCGGCGAGCTCGACTGGGCCGAGTTCAAACGGGTGATCAGCGGCGACGGCCCGTGCAACGCCCAGCGGATCGCGGTCCGGCGGGCGGCGCACGACGACGGCGCCTGGGTGCGGGAGGCCGCCGTGGCGCACGCCGCCAAGCAGGCGGACCGGGCGAGGGGAGCGGTGGCATGA
- the paaB gene encoding 1,2-phenylacetyl-CoA epoxidase subunit PaaB, producing MSGGVSGGVRASWPLYEVFVRGKRGLNHVHVGSLRAPDDETALRHARDLYTRRNEGVSIWVVRSDHIAASSPDEKDPFFAPSGDKVYRHPTFYEIPDDVPHM from the coding sequence ATGAGCGGCGGAGTGAGCGGCGGGGTGCGGGCGTCGTGGCCGCTGTACGAGGTGTTCGTCCGTGGCAAGCGCGGGCTCAACCACGTGCACGTCGGCTCGCTGCGGGCCCCCGACGACGAGACGGCGCTGCGCCACGCCCGCGACCTCTACACCCGCCGCAACGAGGGCGTGAGCATCTGGGTGGTGCGCTCCGACCACATCGCCGCCTCCAGCCCCGACGAGAAGGACCCGTTCTTCGCGCCGAGCGGCGACAAGGTCTACCGCCACCCCACCTTCTACGAGATCCCCGACGACGTCCCGCACATGTGA
- a CDS encoding class I SAM-dependent methyltransferase: protein MGLGKLLHDHARQGHAEGTINHPRAYDVLASIGFAGRRREVFTRLAALSGARPGDRALDVGCGTGYLTRVLAPLIGSAGRVVGVDPSPSMVEYARRRAPENCSYVVGEGQALDLPDRSFDVVVTSLAVHHMPEAERGAAVREMFRVLRPGGRLLVAEFRRPANRLLAGLLSLVGGAAHRHSPRDLLGELIPRAGFHVEGEGDLPPLLFYVRAVRPRA from the coding sequence ATGGGCCTGGGGAAGCTGCTGCACGACCACGCCCGGCAGGGGCACGCCGAGGGCACGATCAACCACCCCCGCGCCTACGACGTCCTCGCGTCGATCGGGTTCGCCGGGCGGCGGCGGGAGGTGTTCACGCGGCTGGCCGCGCTGTCCGGGGCACGGCCGGGGGACAGGGCGCTCGACGTGGGCTGCGGCACCGGCTACCTGACCCGCGTGCTCGCCCCGCTCATCGGCTCGGCCGGGCGGGTGGTGGGCGTCGACCCGTCTCCGTCGATGGTCGAGTACGCCCGCCGGCGGGCACCGGAGAACTGCTCGTACGTCGTCGGGGAGGGGCAGGCGCTGGACCTGCCCGACCGGTCGTTCGACGTGGTGGTGACGAGCCTGGCCGTGCACCACATGCCCGAGGCGGAGCGCGGGGCCGCCGTGCGGGAGATGTTCCGCGTCCTGCGCCCCGGCGGCCGGTTGCTGGTCGCGGAGTTCCGGCGGCCCGCCAACCGCCTGCTCGCCGGGCTGCTGAGCCTGGTGGGCGGCGCCGCCCACCGGCACAGCCCGCGTGACCTGCTCGGCGAGCTGATCCCGCGGGCCGGGTTCCATGTCGAGGGCGAGGGCGACCTGCCGCCTCTGCTGTTCTACGTACGCGCCGTCCGGCCCCGCGCGTGA
- a CDS encoding putative quinol monooxygenase, with amino-acid sequence MIFIAAKFRVLPEHADRWPEISEEFTAATRAEPGCLWFDWSRSLADPTEYVLVEAFRDDEAGAAHVRSEHFRQAQRTLPPYLAETPRIVNASVPQQDWSLLGELEVPADRP; translated from the coding sequence ATGATCTTCATTGCCGCGAAGTTCCGCGTCCTGCCCGAGCACGCCGACCGCTGGCCCGAGATCTCCGAGGAGTTCACCGCCGCGACCCGCGCCGAGCCCGGCTGCCTGTGGTTCGACTGGTCGCGCAGCCTGGCCGACCCGACCGAGTACGTGCTGGTGGAGGCGTTCCGCGACGACGAGGCGGGGGCCGCCCACGTCCGGTCCGAGCACTTCCGCCAGGCTCAGCGGACGCTCCCGCCGTACCTGGCGGAGACGCCGCGCATCGTGAACGCGAGCGTGCCGCAGCAGGACTGGTCGCTGCTCGGCGAGCTTGAGGTCCCGGCCGACCGCCCGTAA